One window from the genome of Streptomyces cadmiisoli encodes:
- the istA gene encoding IS21 family transposase, which produces MILVEDWAEIRRLHRAEQMPIRAIARHLGISKNTVKRALASDRPPQYQRPARGSAVDAVEVQIRELLRETPTMPATVIAERIGWERGMTILKDRIRELRPAYVPVDPVSRTVYRPGELAQCDLWFPDADIPLGYGQSGRPPVLVMVSGYSRVIAARMLPSRRTGDLIDGHWRLLTEWGAVPRTLVWDNEAGVGRGRPTSEFAAFAGLLATKIYLCRPRDPEAKGLVERANGYLETSFLPGRHFSGPDDFNTQLQTWLKVANRRVHRTLGARPADRWAADRAQMLTLPAVDPPTWWRFSARLGRDHYVRVDTCDYSVDPAAIGHQVTVLTDNEQVIVLTSGGEIVAQHARCWARHQTLTDPEHAEAGRAMRQEARRRPTGHIHAVGSASSPLIEVEQRELGSYDRLFTVIDGGEGKEAG; this is translated from the coding sequence GTGATCCTCGTGGAGGACTGGGCAGAGATCCGCCGGCTGCACCGGGCTGAGCAGATGCCGATCAGGGCGATCGCTCGGCATCTGGGCATCTCGAAGAACACCGTCAAGCGGGCCCTGGCCAGCGACCGGCCGCCGCAGTACCAGCGGCCGGCCAGGGGCTCGGCCGTCGACGCGGTGGAGGTGCAGATCCGGGAACTGCTGCGGGAGACTCCGACGATGCCCGCGACGGTGATCGCCGAGCGGATCGGCTGGGAGAGGGGCATGACCATCCTCAAAGACCGGATCCGGGAACTGCGGCCGGCCTATGTTCCGGTTGATCCGGTCTCGCGCACTGTCTATCGGCCAGGTGAGCTGGCCCAGTGCGATCTATGGTTCCCCGACGCGGACATCCCCCTTGGTTATGGGCAGAGCGGACGCCCGCCGGTCCTGGTGATGGTGTCCGGCTACTCCCGCGTGATCGCCGCCCGGATGCTGCCATCCCGCAGGACCGGCGATCTGATCGACGGGCACTGGCGGCTGCTGACCGAGTGGGGTGCCGTTCCCAGGACGCTGGTCTGGGACAACGAGGCCGGCGTCGGCCGCGGCCGCCCGACAAGCGAGTTCGCCGCGTTCGCGGGCCTGCTCGCCACGAAGATCTACTTGTGCCGGCCGAGGGATCCGGAGGCGAAAGGGCTGGTGGAACGGGCCAACGGCTATCTGGAGACCTCGTTCCTGCCCGGACGGCACTTCAGCGGACCGGACGACTTCAACACCCAGCTGCAGACCTGGCTGAAGGTCGCCAACCGCCGTGTCCACCGCACTCTCGGGGCCCGTCCGGCCGACCGGTGGGCAGCGGACCGGGCCCAGATGCTCACCCTGCCCGCGGTCGACCCGCCCACCTGGTGGCGGTTCTCGGCCCGGCTGGGCCGGGACCACTATGTCCGGGTCGACACCTGCGACTACTCCGTCGACCCCGCCGCGATCGGCCACCAGGTCACCGTGCTGACCGACAACGAGCAGGTCATCGTGCTCACCTCCGGCGGCGAGATCGTCGCCCAGCATGCTCGCTGCTGGGCCCGCCACCAGACCCTCACCGATCCCGAGCACGCCGAGGCCGGACGGGCGATGCGCCAGGAAGCACGGCGCCGGCCCACCGGTCACATCCACGCCGTCGGCTCCGCCTCCAGCCCGCTCATCGAGGTCGAACAGCGCGAGCTGGGCTCTTACGACCGGTTGTTCACCGTCATCGACGGCGGCGAAGGCAAGGAGGCCGGCTGA
- a CDS encoding HEPN domain-containing protein: protein MTGLEQVAEAAATGTLVSLDDLTADFTAFCTAAAPEAQTWILLDIDLPRGTDLTLGEYRLQIVSATSLAQLMPLPSMHRFIRNPDLDPDTLGGSAFLQQSLPGQALARGRSWLPDLDQRPERRHLDPLLVLQLWNPEESVHPEAYFRVEPGRHSELRAGSPHIEPYFDHTGEEVGEMHRAFGYHVPPSAAPGFTAFLHEVHGMISTVRSRTVKDGRSAPTARALASAANRLVRAAQRTMGGTYVDESEADDVLLDYVIAMEAVAAADGSGDSRRRTSQRSAALWTRDEDRLAVYKTIKRAYARRSRYAHGEDQTPITDEELFTVRCTAFGVFLRWLVLTSALGEEVLQHLDASLLSHQERCRITRVLDAFFTATPPATTPGA, encoded by the coding sequence ATGACCGGCCTGGAGCAGGTGGCCGAGGCCGCTGCCACCGGGACCCTCGTGAGCCTGGACGACCTGACGGCGGACTTCACAGCCTTCTGCACGGCTGCGGCGCCCGAGGCACAGACCTGGATCCTGCTGGACATCGACCTTCCACGAGGGACAGACCTGACGCTGGGGGAATATCGGCTGCAGATCGTTAGCGCCACGAGTCTCGCTCAGCTGATGCCCCTGCCGTCCATGCACCGCTTCATCCGCAACCCGGACCTCGATCCCGACACGCTCGGCGGATCGGCCTTCCTGCAGCAGAGCCTGCCCGGCCAGGCCCTCGCGCGTGGTCGCTCCTGGCTGCCGGACCTTGATCAGCGCCCCGAGCGTCGGCACCTTGACCCGCTGCTGGTCCTGCAGCTGTGGAACCCCGAGGAGAGTGTGCACCCCGAGGCGTACTTCCGCGTCGAGCCCGGACGCCACAGCGAGCTCCGTGCTGGCTCGCCACACATCGAGCCGTACTTCGACCACACCGGCGAGGAAGTGGGCGAGATGCACCGCGCGTTCGGTTATCACGTTCCACCATCTGCGGCGCCCGGCTTCACCGCATTTCTGCACGAAGTCCACGGCATGATCAGCACGGTGCGGTCCCGCACCGTCAAGGACGGACGGTCTGCCCCGACTGCCAGAGCACTGGCCAGCGCGGCCAACCGCCTGGTGCGGGCCGCGCAGCGCACCATGGGAGGCACCTACGTCGATGAGTCTGAAGCAGATGACGTGCTGCTCGACTACGTGATCGCCATGGAGGCCGTCGCGGCCGCCGACGGCAGCGGCGACAGTCGGCGCCGGACCAGCCAGCGGTCGGCCGCGCTGTGGACCCGGGACGAGGACCGCCTAGCCGTGTACAAAACGATCAAGCGCGCCTACGCGCGTCGCTCCCGGTACGCCCATGGAGAAGATCAGACGCCCATCACTGACGAGGAGCTGTTCACCGTCCGGTGCACGGCCTTCGGCGTGTTCCTGCGCTGGCTCGTCCTTACCTCCGCTTTGGGCGAGGAAGTACTGCAACACCTCGACGCATCGCTGCTCTCGCACCAAGAGCGCTGCCGCATCACGAGAGTGCTGGACGCCTTCTTCACAGCGACCCCGCCAGCCACGACACCCGGAGCATGA
- a CDS encoding tyrosine-type recombinase/integrase, translating into MGSFFKECGCSRPTRCPHPYTIRFRDALGKQREEAGFGTQDDAIERLTQIYAEKKKTAPSVAEARRELGQQTVEEYAKQWRPRQRRMTEYSTGWHVDSSINVHIIPRLGSRKLNSVTPIVVERFLDELEADGVGRGNQVNIFRTLKAILRDAYGKGAMADDPVKGVQEPEYVRQKVVIPPLDYVKKALTAADEYLALEIVMMVGCGLRNGEARAVNVNNVVADDVYRVHEQIHSNTHRPAKLKHRKAGEFREVPLPRSVREAIERYEEKHGTTQDGYLLRGPSGYYTEPMERRRVQKLFRNLPVEDGVGMYSFRHYFASNALGHGIPITDVAEWMGHKSIEETYRTYRHLMPGSIAKAARILDAGLWEAA; encoded by the coding sequence ATGGGGTCGTTCTTCAAGGAGTGCGGTTGTTCCAGGCCGACCCGCTGCCCGCACCCGTACACGATTCGGTTTCGGGATGCTCTCGGCAAGCAGCGTGAAGAGGCTGGTTTCGGCACGCAGGATGACGCGATCGAGCGCCTTACGCAGATCTATGCGGAGAAAAAGAAGACGGCGCCGTCCGTTGCCGAGGCCCGCCGGGAACTCGGTCAGCAGACGGTCGAGGAATACGCGAAGCAGTGGCGGCCGCGGCAGCGGAGGATGACGGAGTACTCCACGGGCTGGCACGTCGACAGCTCCATCAACGTGCACATCATCCCTCGTCTCGGATCAAGGAAGCTGAACTCTGTCACGCCGATCGTGGTCGAGCGTTTCCTGGACGAGTTGGAGGCCGATGGAGTGGGCCGCGGGAACCAGGTGAACATCTTCCGCACTCTGAAGGCGATATTGCGGGACGCCTATGGCAAGGGGGCTATGGCGGACGATCCTGTGAAGGGGGTCCAGGAGCCGGAGTACGTCCGCCAGAAGGTGGTCATCCCGCCCCTCGACTATGTGAAGAAGGCGCTGACTGCCGCTGACGAGTATCTCGCGCTTGAGATCGTCATGATGGTGGGCTGCGGTTTGCGAAACGGGGAAGCCCGGGCGGTGAACGTCAACAACGTTGTGGCGGATGACGTCTACCGAGTGCATGAGCAGATCCACTCCAACACGCATAGGCCGGCGAAGCTGAAGCACCGCAAGGCGGGGGAGTTCCGGGAGGTCCCTCTGCCGCGCTCGGTGCGGGAAGCTATCGAGCGGTACGAGGAGAAGCACGGCACCACGCAGGATGGGTATCTCCTGCGCGGCCCAAGCGGCTACTACACGGAACCGATGGAACGCCGCCGTGTGCAGAAGCTCTTCAGGAACCTCCCCGTGGAGGACGGTGTCGGCATGTACAGCTTCCGGCACTACTTTGCCTCGAACGCGCTCGGCCACGGGATACCGATCACCGATGTGGCGGAATGGATGGGGCACAAGTCCATTGAGGAGACGTATCGGACCTACCGGCATCTGATGCCTGGGAGCATTGCGAAGGCGGCTCGCATTTTGGATGCCGGCCTTTGGGAGGCGGCTTGA
- a CDS encoding HNH endonuclease, with the protein MAGALAAAERTAIHGTHIKAAWSLARRAVKDTCRLVSMDCDMVHQIVEYVDDAMRHVSTSEGQVSPVLSNTPEGQTYGEYAHGNRSPSGINAVRKLKQWYQDSCQICATTLVLPSPRHRYSEAAHIRAKEDGGPDLTENLLCLCPNCHVRFDGGALVLTNDLTVVDTVKDRLGAKLKRHQWHYINPDHVRHHRHHWISRNPAPLTALPSERQSN; encoded by the coding sequence ATGGCCGGCGCACTCGCTGCGGCCGAACGCACCGCCATCCACGGAACCCACATCAAGGCCGCATGGTCACTCGCCCGCCGCGCTGTGAAGGACACCTGCCGTCTTGTCTCCATGGACTGCGACATGGTGCATCAGATCGTCGAGTACGTGGATGACGCCATGCGCCACGTATCGACGTCAGAAGGCCAAGTCTCTCCCGTCCTCTCGAACACCCCCGAAGGGCAAACTTATGGCGAATACGCCCACGGAAATCGTTCGCCAAGCGGCATCAATGCCGTCCGCAAGCTCAAGCAGTGGTACCAGGACTCCTGCCAGATATGCGCTACCACCCTGGTCCTGCCCTCACCCCGCCACCGCTACAGCGAAGCGGCTCACATCCGGGCCAAAGAGGACGGCGGACCCGACCTCACCGAGAACTTGCTGTGCCTCTGCCCGAACTGCCACGTCCGCTTTGACGGCGGAGCACTCGTCCTGACCAACGACCTCACGGTCGTCGACACAGTCAAGGACCGCCTCGGAGCCAAGCTCAAGCGCCATCAGTGGCACTACATCAATCCCGACCACGTTCGCCACCACCGCCACCACTGGATCAGCCGCAATCCCGCACCCCTCACGGCTCTGCCCTCGGAACGGCAGAGCAACTGA
- the istB gene encoding IS21-like element helper ATPase IstB — MARTSTTTDAQAPAAGTATGRRTGQQTASDLAFLARAMKAPALLAAADRLAERARKESWTHAEYLVACLQREVSARESHGGEARVRAARFPAIKTVEELDVTHLRGMTRQQLAHLGTLDFIAGKENVVFLGPPGTGKTHLAIGLAVRACQAGHRVAFATAAEWVDKLAAAHETGRLSAELTRLGRYPLIVVDEVGYIPFEAEAANLFFQLISNRYERASVIVTSNKPFGRWGEVFGDETVAAAMIDRLVHHAEVHSLKGDSYRMRGRELGRVPTDTPDND; from the coding sequence ATGGCCCGCACCTCCACCACCACCGACGCACAAGCACCCGCCGCCGGCACGGCCACAGGTCGCAGGACCGGTCAGCAGACCGCCTCCGACCTGGCATTCCTGGCCCGGGCCATGAAGGCCCCGGCTCTCCTTGCCGCCGCCGACCGGCTCGCCGAACGGGCCCGCAAGGAGTCCTGGACCCACGCCGAATACCTGGTCGCCTGCCTCCAGCGCGAGGTCTCCGCCCGCGAATCGCATGGCGGCGAGGCACGAGTACGCGCCGCCCGTTTCCCCGCGATCAAGACGGTGGAGGAGCTCGACGTCACCCATCTGCGCGGCATGACGCGCCAACAGCTGGCGCATCTGGGCACGTTGGACTTCATCGCGGGCAAGGAAAACGTCGTCTTCCTGGGCCCGCCCGGCACCGGGAAGACCCACCTGGCGATCGGCCTGGCAGTGCGGGCCTGCCAGGCCGGACACCGCGTCGCTTTCGCCACCGCCGCCGAATGGGTCGACAAGCTCGCCGCCGCCCACGAGACCGGCCGCCTGTCGGCCGAGCTCACCAGGCTCGGCCGCTATCCGCTGATCGTGGTCGACGAGGTCGGCTACATCCCCTTCGAAGCGGAGGCCGCGAACCTGTTCTTCCAGCTCATATCAAACAGATACGAACGCGCGTCCGTGATCGTCACCAGCAACAAGCCCTTCGGGCGCTGGGGAGAGGTCTTCGGCGACGAGACCGTGGCCGCCGCCATGATCGACCGACTGGTCCACCACGCCGAGGTCCACTCCCTCAAAGGCGACTCCTACCGCATGCGAGGACGCGAACTCGGACGCGTCCCCACCGACACACCCGACAACGACTGA